Proteins found in one Puntigrus tetrazona isolate hp1 unplaced genomic scaffold, ASM1883169v1 S000000148, whole genome shotgun sequence genomic segment:
- the elovl4b gene encoding elongation of very long chain fatty acids protein 4b, translated as METVIHFMNDSVEFYKWSLTIADKRVEEWPMMSSPLPTLGISVLYLLFLWVGPLYMQNREPFQLRKTLIVYNFSMVLLNFYICKELLLGSRAAGYSYLCQPVNYSNDVNEVRIASALWWYYISKGVEFLDTVFFIMRKKFNQVSFLHVYHHCTMFILWWIGIKWVPGGQSFFGATINSGIHVLMYGYYGLAAFGPKIQKYLWWKKYLTIIQMIQFHVTIGHAAHSLYTGCPFPAWMQWALIGYAVTFIILFANFYYQTYRRQPRLKSAKPAVNGVSNGTSKTSEVTENGKKQKKGKGKHD; from the exons ATGGAGACGGTCATTCACTTCATGAATGACTCCGTAGAGTTTTATAAATGGAGCCTTACCATAGCAG ATAAGCGCGTGGAGGAATGGCCGATGATGTCCTCTCCGCTGCCCACCCTGGGGATCAGCGTTCTCTACCTGCTCTTCCTCTGGGTCGGACCTCTTTACATGCAGAACCGGGAGCCTTTTCAGCTCAGAAAAACCCTCATTGTGTACAACTTCAGCATGGTGCTGCTTAACTTCTACATCTGCAAAGAG CTGCTACTGGGCTCCAGAGCGGCCGGATACAGCTACCTCTGCCAGCCCGTGAACTACTCCAATGATGTCAATGAAGTCAGG ATAGCGTCTGCGCTGTGGTGGTACTACATCTCTAAGGGGGTGGAGTTTCTGGACACAGTGTTCTTCATCATGAGGAAGAAGTTTAATCAGGTCAGCTTCCTGCACGTCTATCACCACTGCACAATGTTCATCCTGTGGTGGATCGGCATCAAGTGGGTTCCAGGCGGACAgt CTTTCTTTGGCGCTACGATTAACTCAGGCATTCATGTTTTGATGTACGGCTACTACGGCTTGGCGGCGTTTGGACCAAAGATCCAGAAGTACCTGTGGTGGAAGAAATACCTCACTATTATTCAGATG ATCCAGTTCCACGTCACCATTGGCCACGCTGCTCATTCTCTCTACACGGGCTGCCCATTCCCGGCCTGGATGCAGTGGGCTCTGATTGGCTACGCCGTCACATTCATCATCCTGTTTGCCAATTTCTACTATCAGACGTACCGCCGCCAGCCTCGACTCAAGTCGGCCAAGCCTGCCGTGAACGGCGTCTCCAATGGCACCAGCAAGACATCGGAGGTCACGGAAAAtggaaagaaacagaagaaaggaaaaggaaagcatgattaa
- the LOC122332798 gene encoding protein SOGA3-like, with amino-acid sequence MMSSAASGAADFPPSADVTEGRRRPSPGQTPGKPASKPSGSRSSSSAASKHAGKGAKGREGEQAAQGARVVRVKGAAAVRGAEAEAVWETEERIDRAPSPDTSRALRLPCVHRDSRSEQAGEGARGRERQSEAAAGGEYVGCGPAFWGGGCLHSELIQYHINKRLKKSGRMQRGASGETLPGPVPAAQAAASDAEESVTQQNEALQDEIQRLEDENEDLRNEIEEMRTEMEEMRDTFYEEDTCQLQDMRRELERANKNCRILQYRLRKAERKRLRYAQTGEIDEDLLRSLEQDLKVAKDVSVRLHHELENVEEKRTKTEDENERLRQKLIEVEVTKQALQNELDKAKESQKRRGSKDAQKPERKTQTPTEEDNEDLKCQLSFIKEEATLMRKKMAKIDKEKDRLEQELQKYRSFYGDLDSPHPKGEAGGPPTTRESELKLRLRLVEEEANILGRKIVELEVENRGLRAELDDLRGEESSNGGLSGAEGGIGREQGSELSELRQQLQLVEDEAELLRRNLADVEDQNKRVTCELNKLRFKEGTRHTSGGNATVAANGAGDSSKSEALQEELKAARKQINELSGKVMQLQYENRVLLSNMQRYDLASHLAITPRDSDAESDSGPGIGGRRGSDDDSSSSRLPPHRKREGPVGGESDSEEVRNARCLTPTRSLYSPESARLLSRSIRDRQQMIDIRAEAERLGRTIDRLIADTSTIIAEARVFVANGDLFGRMEDDDDGGRIREHELLYRINAQMKSFRKELQGFIDRLEVPKPEERDSEEPLSMFQPIILFILILVLFSSLSYATIFKLVFLFTLFFVL; translated from the exons ATGATGAGTTCTGCCGCAAGTGGCGCTGCGGATTTTCCACCATCAGCGGACGTTACCGAAGGGAGGAGGCGGCCATCTCCCGGACAAACCCCCGGCAAACCGGCCTCAAAACCCAGCGGCAGCCGCTCCTCATCATCCGCCGCGTCGAAGCACGCAGGAAAAGGCGCTAAAGGACGCGAGGGAGAGCAGGCGGCTCAGGGAGCGCGCGTCGTGAGGGTGAAAGGTGCGGCAGCTGTTCGTGGTGCTGAAGCTGAGGCGGTTTGGGAAACCGAGGAACGGATTGATCGCGCTCCATCACCGGACACGAGCCGCGCGCTGCGTTTGCCGTGCGTCCACAGAGACTCGCGCTCGGAGCAGGCCGGTGAGGGTGCGAGGGGAAGAGAGAGGCAGAGCGAGGCCGCCGCGGGTGGAGAGTACGTGGGCTGCGGACCGGCCTTCTGGGGCGGGGGCTGTCTGCATTCGGAGCTCATCCAGTATCACATCAACAAGCGCTTGAAGAAAAGCGGCAGGATGCAGCGCGGAGCATCAGGCGAGACGCTACCGGGTCCGGTACCGGCCGCGCAGGCCGCGGCGAGCGACGCCGAGGAGTCCGTGACACAGCAGAATGAAGCCCTGCAGGACGAGATCCAGAGGCTGGAGGATGAAAACGAAGATCTTAGG AATGAGATTGAGGAGATGCGGACAGAGATGGAGGAGATGCGTGACACCTTTTATGAGGAGGACACTTGTCAATTACAAGATATGCGGCGCGAACTCGAGCGTGCAAATAAGAACTGTCGCATCCTTCAATACAGACTCCGCAAGGCTGAGCGCAAACGACTTCGCTATGCACAAACCGGAGAAATTGACGAGGACCTCCTGAGGAGCTTAGAGCAAGATTTGAAG GTTGCCAAGGATGTGTCTGTAAGACTCCACCATGAGCTGGAGAACGTGGAGGAGAAACGAACAAAGACAGAAGATGAAAACGAACGATTAAGACAGAAACTTATTGAGGTGGAAGTTACAAAACAGGCTCTCCAAAACGAGCTGGACAAAGCCAAAGAG TCTCAGAAGCGAAGAGGAAGCAAAGATGCACAAAAGCCTGAGAGAAAAACTCAGACACCTACAGAA GAGGACAATGAGGACCTGAAATGCCAGCTGTCCTTCATTAAAGAGGAGGCTACCTTAATGAgaaagaaaatggccaagattGACAAGGAAAAGGACCGTTTGGAACAAGAGCTTCAGAAGTATCGCTCCTTCTATGGGGATCTGGATAGCCCTCATCCAAAGGGTGAAGCCGGTGGCCCTCCCACTACAAGGGAATCCGAACTCAAACTCCGCTTGCGGTTGGTGGAGGAAGAGGCCAACATCTTGGGACGTAAAATAGTCGAATTGGAGGTGGAGAACCGTGGCTTAAGGGCAGAGTTGGATGATCTTCGAGGAGAAGAGTCATCTAATGGGGGCTTGTCCGGAGCGGAAGGTGGAATAGGGCGGGAACAGGGGTCTGAGCTGTCGGAGCTTAGGCAACAACTGCAGTTGGTGGAGGACGAAGCTGAACTTCTAAGGAGAAACCTGGCTGATGTAGAGGATCAGAATAAGAGAGTGACATGTGAGCTGAACAAACTGCGCTTTAAAGAGGGTACAAGGCACACCTCAGGTGGCAACGCAACAGTTGCTGCCAATGGAGCGGGTGACAGCTCCAAATCCGAGGCCTTGCAGGAGGAGCTGAAGGCAGCGAGGAAACAGATCAATGAACTGAGTGGGAAAGTGATGCAGCTGCAGTATGAGAACCGTGTGCTGCTTTCCAACATGCAACGGTATGATCTAGCTTCTCACCTAGCCATCACGCCACGGGACAGTGACGCAGAGAGCGACAGCGGTCCAGGAATCGGAGGGCGTAGAGGTAGTGATGATGACTCGTCTTCCTCACGCCTCCCTCCCCATCGCAAACGTGAAGGTCCTGTTGGAGGTGAAAGCGACTCGGAGGAAGTCCGCAATGCTCGGTGCCTCACGCCAACCCGTTCTCTTTATTCTCCTGAATCTGCGCGGCTCCTCTCGCGCTCCATACGGGACAGGCAACAGATGATTGACATCCGTGCCGAAGCAGAGCGATTGGGGCGAACCATTGACCGCCTCATAGCTGACACCAGCACCATCATTGCTGAGGCGCGGGTGTTCGTAGCTAATGGGGATCTTTTCGGCCGTATGGAGGATGATGACGATGGTGGGCGGATCAGGGAGCATGAGCTACTCTACCGCATCAATGCTCAAATGAAATCCTTCAGGAAGGAGCTGCAGGGGTTTATAGACCGACTTGAAGTTCCAAAACCTGAGGAAAGAGATTCAGAAGAGCCTTTATCT